From Argopecten irradians isolate NY chromosome 2, Ai_NY, whole genome shotgun sequence, the proteins below share one genomic window:
- the LOC138315146 gene encoding uncharacterized protein, producing the protein MESGTWNLIFHLSVQFGILPILISLTEAQLCTRSARVEAGKNVQRVPMIRRIPAQCSNWDRSWVWLTKIDCGTKYVTEFVNFPSRDWTYRTEYVCCPHDSECKHAAARSNGLNESDERFLAITFGSATAVLIIIGLVFIISFCHKRRRSFIFWSRSQDVYEATNGVEQTGCNMDSAGQNDYVSDDLKLVESEYEEICDVNQEWEKEKLPIFDKVCDSVENGSKIVGENSLPHKNGVLPANVGTDCDQKETKPICCTEPVQPMDGNLIMADRLLSQSNNGGATQETGDLLHLTDFSDIKTQNSSECSDSVSSQNVKDSNIDSSQIKVGEASVDTPKLTPSCPPLPEEMEQCDSSSQYINVLDENNDNVAGNYTNLSKGESSHPYEHLDPNTREDPSSSQTYEALIPAISPDKKLSTDCSDS; encoded by the exons ATGGAATCTGGCACCTGgaatttaatatttcatctcAGTGTTCAGTTTGGGATTTTACCGATTCTAATCAGCCTGACAGAAGCTCAGCTTTGTACACGCTCGGCACG tGTTGAGGCCGGTAAAAATGTGCAGAGAGTGCCGATGATCCGGAGAATCCCGGCCCAGTGTTCTAACTGGGACCGGTCGTGGGTGTGGCTCACCAAGATCGACTGTGGAACCAAATATGT GACAGAGTTTGTTAATTTCCCGAGTCGTGATTGGACGTACAGAACAGAGTATGTGTGTTGTCCTCACGATTCGGAGTGTAAACACG CCGCTGCCCGTAGTAATGGACTGAATGAGTCCGATGAGAGGTTCCTGGCCATCACCTTCGGATCAGCCACTGCTGTCCTCATCATCATCGGCCTCGTCTTTATCATCAGTTTCTGTCACAAACGCAGGAGAAG TTTTATATTCTGGAGCAGAAGTCAGGATGTGTATGAAGCAACCAATG gTGTTGAGCAGACTGGTTGTAATATGGACAGTGCTGGACAGAACGATTACGTCAGTGACGATCTTAAACTTGTCGAGTCAGAATATGAGGAAATATGTGACGTCAACCAAGAATGGGAAAAGGAAAAACTTCCCATATTCGATAAAGTTTGTGATTCTGTGGAAAATGGCTCTAAAATTGTCGGAGAAAATTCACTCCCGCATAAAAATGGCGTCTTGCCTGCCAACGTAGGAACTGACTGCGATCAAAAGGAGACCAAACCGATTTGTTGTACAGAGCCTGTTCAACCAATGGATGGGAATCTGATAATGGCCGACCGGCTTCTGTCCCAGTCTAATAATGGCGGCGCTACACAGGAGACGGGAGACCTTCTCCACCTTACagacttcagtgatataaaaaCTCAAAATAGCTCTGAGTGTAGTGATTCCGTATCGTCACAAAATGTCAAAGATTCCAATATAGACAGTAGTCAGATTAAAGTTGGTGAGGCTAGTGTAGACACTCCCAAATTAACACCAAGTTGTCCCCCTTTACCGGAAGAGATGGAGCAATGTGACTCATCAAGTCAATATATTAATGTTTTAGATGAAAATAATGACAATGTAGCCGGCAATTATACAAACTTGAGTAAGGGTGAAAGTTCACATCCGTACGAACATCTTGACCCTAATACACGAGAAGATCCCTCGTCCAGTCAAACCTACGAGGCCTTAATTCCAGCCATTTCTCCGGACAAAAAACTGAGCACCGACTGTTCAGATAGTTAA